Below is a window of Herminiimonas arsenicoxydans DNA.
CCGACAGGGCGATAGATGACGGACGGTTTCGGAATATCCCAGCCTTCGGCAAGACTTTGCCAGACGTCATCGAGCATTTCACCGTCCGGCGATTTGCAGTGATTGCACAAGGTGCGCGTCAGGCGCTGCGCCATGATGCCGATTAGCGTCGATTCCAGCAGGTAATAGGGCACGCCCAGTTCCAGCAACCGCATGACGGCGGACGGCGCATCGTTGGTGTGCAGGGTGGATAGCACCAGGTGGCCGGTGAGCGCAGCCTGGATGGCCATTTCGGCAGTTTCCAGATCACGGATCTCGCCGATCATGATGATGTCCGGATCTTGCCGCATCAGCGAACGTACGCCATCGGCAAACGACAAATCGATGCCGTGCTGCACCTGCATTTGATTGAACGATCCTTCCACCATTTCAATCGGATCTTCCACCGTGCAGACATTGACTTCGCTGGTCGCCAGCGCTTTCAGCGTGGTGTACAAGGTTGTGGTCTTGCCGGAGCCGGTCGGGCCAGTCACCAGAATGATGCCGTGCGGCCGCGCGGTCAGCTTGTCCCAGCGCGCTGCATCGTCCGGCGGAAAACCGAGCTCGGGCAGCGATTTGACGACCACATCGGGATCGAAAATCCGCATCACCAGTTTTTCGCCAAAGGCGGTCGGCATCGTCGATAAACGCAATTCGACTTCCTGGCCGTTATTGGTGCGCGTCTTGATGCGGCCATCCTGCGGGCGGCGTTTTTCGATCACGTCCATGCGGCCCAGCAGCTTGATGCGCGCAGTCATCGCGATCATGACGATGGGCGGTACCTGATACACCTGATGCAGCACGCCATCGATGCGGAAGCGGATCGCGCACAGGTCGCGCTTCGGTTCCAGATGGATATCGGATGCGCGCTGATCGAATGCGTATTGCCACAGCCAGTCGACGATATTGATGATGTGCTGGTCGTTGGCATCGACTTGCTTGCTGCTGTTGCCGAGTTCGACCAGTTGCTCGAAGTTGTTGCGTAGCGCCAGATCCTGGCCGTTCAGTTTCTTCGCGCCCTTGATCGATTTTGCCAGCGCAAAAAACTGTGTGGTGTACTGTGCGATTTCGAGCGGATTGGCGATCACCAGCTTGACGTTGCGGCGTGTGATCTTGGCTATCTCGGCTTCCCATTCGATGGCGAAAGGCTCGGACGTTGCAACCACCAGTTCGCTCGGCGTCATTTCAACCGGCAGGATATGGAAGCGGGTGGCATACGAAGCCGACATCACATCGGCTACACGGGTGAAATCGATCTTCAGCGGGTCGATGCGATAGAACGGCAGCTTGACCTTGCCGGCCACCCATTCAGTCAGCCAGTCCAGTGTGACCGGCCTGTGCGGCGCCATAGCCGACAGCAGCTTGCATTGCGCCACCGCCACCAGCGGATGCATCGCGATCGACGCATTCTTGTAAATGGCCTGCGACTGGTTGTAAAGGGCTTTGACATCATCCTTGGCGACGATGCCGTCGGCCAGCAGCCAGGTGAAAATCTGCTGCAGGTCCAGTTTTTTGATGGCAGGCTTATTCGTCGCAATCGGTGTAGCGCTAGCAGTTGGCATGACCATGACCCATTAGATGGAACAGTGAAACGATGTTAACACACGGCTGATGCCTTATTGCTGCGTCTGCCATGCCTTGATGCCGTTGACCCAGGATTTTGCCGGTAATTTTGTGGTCGCAGTGATCTGCGCCGCGCGTTCGTACAGCGCCGCGATATCCAGCGTCGGCGTGGTATTGAATGCGATGGCGATGACATTGCCGTCATGGACTTCTGGCAGGGAAATCACGGTATCGAACGCAAAGTGCATCGCGCTCAGATTTCTGGCGTAGCTCGGATGATCGCCAAACAGATTCACCGTCATGATGCCGTCCGGCGTCAGGCAGGCCGCGCACGATTGATAAAATTCCGGCGTATCGAGCACCGGGCCGCGAGCGGTGGCGTCGTATACATCGACCTGCAAGGCATCGATGCGGCCCAGATTGGCCGGATCGTTGACGTATTCCAGCGCATCCATTTCGATCACGTTCAGCCGCTCGTCGTTAGGCGGCAGCTTGAACATCGTTTCGCAGATCGTGATGACGGAAGGATTCAGATCAACTGCCGTGACCTGCGCTTCGCGGAACCATTTGTAGCTGAACTTGGTCAGTGCACCGGTACCCAGACCGAGTTGCACGATGTGCTGCGGTTTGTCGTTGAACAGCATCCACGCCATCATTTGCTGCGCATATTCGAGCTCGATCCAGTCGGGTTTGCTGATGCGCATCGCGCCCTGTACCCATTCGGTGCCGAAATGCAGATAACGCACACCGAACTGTTCGGACAGGGTGACCGGAGCGAATTTTACTTTCCGTGCCGGCTTGGGTTTTGCAGGTGCAATAGATTTTTTGCCCGGGCCGCTTTTCAGATTGGCGTCGGCTTCTATGGATTTACGTTTGATCAGCATGAATTCAGTGTGAGGATTTTTAACTTACAACATGATACCGCGCCAGACGGCCAGCTTCTGTTCAAATGTCATGGCGGCATAGGCGGGAGATGAGGATGGCAGGACGAATGTTTCAAAACCGGCTTCCGCGAATAATGCCGCTTGCTTGCCGGCAGTCTTGCCGTTGAAGGCGATGCGCGTGAGTGCCGGTGCCAGTTGTCTGAGTTGTGCGTAATCGTTGTGTATGGCCGCTCGGATTGCACTATCCAGGCTGCCCTGGCGTGTACAGACATCGATCACGTCCCATACGCCGATGCGATGGGACAGTAATGTACCCAGCCGGTCTGCATATGGCAAAGCAACTAGATCTTCATTGATCAGCGCCGATAGCAGACGCCAGAATTGATTGCGCGGGTGCGCGTAATATTGTTGGGCCGTTAATGACGCCAATCCGGGAAAGCTGCCCAGGATCAGAATCTCAGTCCTGCGATCGATGACGGGTGCGAAGCCGGACAGCAATGTATCCTGGCGCGGCGGTTGGCTGGAAGCGGACATGCTGGTATTTTAATGTACGACTGCAGACTGGCAGCATTCAAATTTGACGCGATCGGGAGAGAGTACATGAGCAAGAAAGTGATGATCGTCACCGGCGGCAGCCGTGGCATAGGCGCTGAAATTGCCAAGCTGGGTGCCATCGACGGCTATGCCGTATGCATCAGTTATCTGCATAACAAGACTGCAGCAGATGCAATAGTCGATCTTATCAGGCTGACTGGCGGCACAGCGATGGCTGTCGCGGCCGATATGGCAGTGGAAGCCGACATTTTGCGCATGTTTGAAACCGTGGACAGGGAGCTGGGCCCGCTCACCGCACTGGTCAACAATGCAGGAATACTGGAGCAGCAGATGCGCGTCGATCAGATGGATGCCGCGCGCATGCAGCGCATCTTCACCACCAATATTGTCGGAAGTTTTCTGTGCGCACGCGAAGCGGTCAGGCGCATGTCGACGCTGCATGGCGGAGCAGGCGGTGCCATCGTCAATGTCTCCTCGGTCGCGGCGCGTACCGGCGGCCCCGGAGAATATGTCGATTACGCCGCCTCCAAAGGCGCGATCGATACACTGACGATCGGACTGGCGAAGGAAGTCGCGACGGAAGGCATACGCGTCAATGCAGTCCGGCCCGGCGTGATTTATACCGAAATACATGCCAGTGGCGGTGAACCTGGACGCGTGGACAGGGTCAAGGGGAATGTACCGATGCAACGCGGGGGCGAAGCGAATGAAGTTGCGCAAGCGGTGTTATGGTTGTTATCGGACAAGGCGTCTTACACGACAGGGACTTTGCTGGATGTAACTGGCGGACGATAGACATTTTCAAGCAGGGCAACTCATAAGGATTGCAAATGAAATTGGCTACCAATGTCTTTCGCCTCATGCATGGCTTGATGGCCATCTTCTTTGCGCTTGCTGCCTTGATACTGATTGCCATCGCCGTGCGCATCGGATGGCAGGGACTGATGGGCGGCCTCGATCAAGCCGCTGCACAGACCATCATCGAAGCGGTGGGTTTGCTGGCCGCTGCGGTAGTGGCCTTGCAGATCGCCGAAACCATCGTCGAAGAAGAGATCGTGCGCGACGCCGACATCAGCGCGCCGACCAGGGTGCGACGCTTTCTGTCGCGATTCTTTGTCGTCATCATTGTCGCACTGGCGATCGAGGGACTGGTGGCGACATTCAAGGCCATGCATGAAGATACGGCGCAGCTTCCTTATGCTGCGAGTATCCTGATGGCGACCGCATTGCTGCTTGCAGCCTGGGGTGTATTCGTTCACCTGAACCGTTCCGCTGAAGAGCTGGAGCCGGAAGCAATGGAAGATGCAAAGAATGAAGATCACAAACTGAAATAGCGCCTGCCTGTTTTTGCAGGCACGCTATCGAACAAGGCCGGTTTGCCTGCATATGATTACCCAACCGAAACTGAGAGAAAAATGAAAAAATCATGGTTCATCACACTGTTCGCATGCGTGCTCGCAATGCCGATTGCACACGCCGCCGACAATATGAAAGCATTTCCGCCTGCGGAACAGGGGATGACACGTCATGTGCTGCAACTCCCTAAACAGAAGGATGAATCTGTCTTCAAGGTAGAACTGATGGTCGGCAAGACCGTATCGGTGGATAAAGGAAATCGTTATTTCTTCAGTGGTGCGATAGAAGAAAAAAACATAGAAGGCTGGGGATATACGCGATACGTCTTGAGCAATATCGGGCCCATGGCCGGCACGCTGATGGCGGTTGATCCGGATGCATCAAAAGTAAATCGTTTCATCCCGCTAGGTGGTGAGCCATATCTGATTCGCTACAACAGCAAGTTGCCGGTTGTAGTCTATGTACCTGAAGGCGTGGAGGTGCGTTATCGGATCTGGCGTGCAGGAGCAAAGATCAAAGGCATGAAACAAGGGTGAACCGGCATTTTCAAAAATAATTGCCTGGAGTGGTGCGATCAATTGTTAGTATCAAACCGGTAATACAGCTCGATTCGGATGTTTGATCGTCAGAGTCATTTTTAAAAGGAAAACAAAATGAATGCAGTCAAACTCGCAGGTATCGTGCTGATCGTGGCAGGAACACTTGGTCTGGTATACGGCAGCTTCAGCTATACCAAGGAAACGCATGAAGCCAAGCTGGGGCCGCTCCAGTTCTCCGTGCAGGAAAAAGAGACCGTGAACATTCCGGTATGGGCTGGCGTGGGCGCAATCGCCTTGGGCGGTTTGCTGCTGGTGTTTGGCGGCAGGAAGGGTTAACGATATTTGCCCCCTCCCTGCAGCATATGTTTATGCGCACGCAAGCGCACTGCTTACAATGTCCGCTTTAAACCCACGAGGCCATAAACAATGAAAAAAACAGGAATGGCAAAAAGCGACGCCAAGAAGTTGATGGGCAAAATGGCCGCGCCCGGCGCAGCAGATTTTGGCAGCGACAGTGCTGTAGTAATTGACCGGCGCGAACAACGCAAACGCGATCAGGCGCTGGGATTGATACCGTTTGCGGTCAAGCTCAATAGCGATCTGGTGCAGCAGTTACAGGCGCTGGCAAAAGAACGTGGTCTGGATCTGAATGAGGTGACTGCAGAGGTATTGATGAAAGGCCTCAAGGCTTGAGTCACGTAGTAGAAGTATCAGGCAACAGGAACGGCAGCTTGGGTTGACGATTTATCAGCCCAAGCCACCGTACTCGCAGAATGTGGAGCGGTTCAATCGTTATTGAGAAAGTTTATCCCTGGCTTTCTGCAATTCGGCTTCCGCTTCTTGCAGTTTCTTTTGTTGCTCAGTGATTTTCTTTGGTTTGCCGCTGGCCTGGGCTTTTTCCAATTCCGCCTTGCGTTCGGCTACCTTGTGTTCTTTCTTTTTCACGTCGGCTTCACGTTCGCGTCGCAAGCCTTCATCTGTGCAGTGATTGCTTATCTGTTTGAGTGCGATCTTCAGTTTGGCTTCTTGTGCTTTGTTGCCATGTGCGCGTGCATGGTCGAGCTGGGTTTGTACTTCCTGGCGTTTGGCGGCACAGCCGGTGAGCGTGTTTGCTTCGGCGGCGTGGCTGGTCGGCAAACTACACAGCAACAGAAGACCTAACAGATAACTACTTGAGAAGCTTTTCATCGGGCGGCTCCTTACATTGAGGGAATGTCGCTTCACTGTATAGGAACAGAAGTCTTGGTGGCAACAGCATCCATAAATAAATACGGCGACCGGTGGTCGCCGTATTTGAGTATTACAAGTGAGTTATCTGGATGCCATGCCTAACAACATCTCGATCAAACGTTGCACGCATCCAGCCGGCTCACTAAGATTTCCGTCTTCAGCCAGCCTTAGCCTGAAATCAAGGCGCCTGCCTGAGTCAGGTTTTCAGGTCGCAAGAATTTCTGCATGTCAGCCTGACTCATGATGCCCAGCTCTTCTGCCACCACGGCAATCGGCTTGCCGCTTGCGATGGCGGCTTTTGCAATCGCCGCCGCCTTTTCATAACCGATCAGCGGATTCAGTGCCGTGACCAAGGTGACGGACTCTGCGATACGCTGCGCCAGTAAATCCTGATTGCTCTTGATGCCTTCTACGCAGTTCACCTGAAGCGTGTGGCAAGCCTTGGCAAGGTGTATCACACTCTTGTGCAGTGCCCAGCCGATCAAGGGTTCAAAGGCGTTGAGTTGCAGTTGCCCGCCTTCCGATGCCATGGTGATGGCAACG
It encodes the following:
- a CDS encoding putative Bacterial type II secretion system protein E (Evidence 3 : Function proposed based on presence of conserved amino acid motif, structural feature or limited homology; Product type pt : putative transporter), with the translated sequence MPTASATPIATNKPAIKKLDLQQIFTWLLADGIVAKDDVKALYNQSQAIYKNASIAMHPLVAVAQCKLLSAMAPHRPVTLDWLTEWVAGKVKLPFYRIDPLKIDFTRVADVMSASYATRFHILPVEMTPSELVVATSEPFAIEWEAEIAKITRRNVKLVIANPLEIAQYTTQFFALAKSIKGAKKLNGQDLALRNNFEQLVELGNSSKQVDANDQHIINIVDWLWQYAFDQRASDIHLEPKRDLCAIRFRIDGVLHQVYQVPPIVMIAMTARIKLLGRMDVIEKRRPQDGRIKTRTNNGQEVELRLSTMPTAFGEKLVMRIFDPDVVVKSLPELGFPPDDAARWDKLTARPHGIILVTGPTGSGKTTTLYTTLKALATSEVNVCTVEDPIEMVEGSFNQMQVQHGIDLSFADGVRSLMRQDPDIIMIGEIRDLETAEMAIQAALTGHLVLSTLHTNDAPSAVMRLLELGVPYYLLESTLIGIMAQRLTRTLCNHCKSPDGEMLDDVWQSLAEGWDIPKPSVIYRPVGCPECRQTGYRGRTGLYELLTITQTFSKMIKAETDIHQLKQQSISDGMKPLRLAGALKIIEGVTTAEEVLKVTAALT
- a CDS encoding Conserved hypothetical protein, putative spermidine synthase (Evidence 4 : Homologs of previously reported genes of unknown function) translates to MLIKRKSIEADANLKSGPGKKSIAPAKPKPARKVKFAPVTLSEQFGVRYLHFGTEWVQGAMRISKPDWIELEYAQQMMAWMLFNDKPQHIVQLGLGTGALTKFSYKWFREAQVTAVDLNPSVITICETMFKLPPNDERLNVIEMDALEYVNDPANLGRIDALQVDVYDATARGPVLDTPEFYQSCAACLTPDGIMTVNLFGDHPSYARNLSAMHFAFDTVISLPEVHDGNVIAIAFNTTPTLDIAALYERAAQITATTKLPAKSWVNGIKAWQTQQ
- a CDS encoding Conserved hypothetical protein, putative DNA glycolase (Evidence 4 : Homologs of previously reported genes of unknown function) translates to MSASSQPPRQDTLLSGFAPVIDRRTEILILGSFPGLASLTAQQYYAHPRNQFWRLLSALINEDLVALPYADRLGTLLSHRIGVWDVIDVCTRQGSLDSAIRAAIHNDYAQLRQLAPALTRIAFNGKTAGKQAALFAEAGFETFVLPSSSPAYAAMTFEQKLAVWRGIML
- a CDS encoding Short-chain dehydrogenase/reductase (Evidence 2b : Function of strongly homologous gene; Product type e : enzyme) codes for the protein MSKKVMIVTGGSRGIGAEIAKLGAIDGYAVCISYLHNKTAADAIVDLIRLTGGTAMAVAADMAVEADILRMFETVDRELGPLTALVNNAGILEQQMRVDQMDAARMQRIFTTNIVGSFLCAREAVRRMSTLHGGAGGAIVNVSSVAARTGGPGEYVDYAASKGAIDTLTIGLAKEVATEGIRVNAVRPGVIYTEIHASGGEPGRVDRVKGNVPMQRGGEANEVAQAVLWLLSDKASYTTGTLLDVTGGR
- a CDS encoding conserved hypothetical protein; putative membrane protein (Evidence 4 : Homologs of previously reported genes of unknown function); translation: MKLATNVFRLMHGLMAIFFALAALILIAIAVRIGWQGLMGGLDQAAAQTIIEAVGLLAAAVVALQIAETIVEEEIVRDADISAPTRVRRFLSRFFVVIIVALAIEGLVATFKAMHEDTAQLPYAASILMATALLLAAWGVFVHLNRSAEELEPEAMEDAKNEDHKLK
- the eco gene encoding ecotin precursor (Evidence 2a : Function of homologous gene experimentally demonstrated in an other organism; PubMedId : 91177925, 92071946, 10843853, 11513582, 1879537, 2007606, 7757004, 8156987; Product type cp : cell process); the encoded protein is MKKSWFITLFACVLAMPIAHAADNMKAFPPAEQGMTRHVLQLPKQKDESVFKVELMVGKTVSVDKGNRYFFSGAIEEKNIEGWGYTRYVLSNIGPMAGTLMAVDPDASKVNRFIPLGGEPYLIRYNSKLPVVVYVPEGVEVRYRIWRAGAKIKGMKQG
- a CDS encoding conserved hypothetical protein; putative membrane protein (Evidence 4 : Homologs of previously reported genes of unknown function) yields the protein MNAVKLAGIVLIVAGTLGLVYGSFSYTKETHEAKLGPLQFSVQEKETVNIPVWAGVGAIALGGLLLVFGGRKG
- a CDS encoding Conserved hypothetical protein (Evidence 4 : Homologs of previously reported genes of unknown function) translates to MAKSDAKKLMGKMAAPGAADFGSDSAVVIDRREQRKRDQALGLIPFAVKLNSDLVQQLQALAKERGLDLNEVTAEVLMKGLKA
- a CDS encoding conserved hypothetical protein (Evidence 4 : Homologs of previously reported genes of unknown function), with amino-acid sequence MKSFSSSYLLGLLLLCSLPTSHAAEANTLTGCAAKRQEVQTQLDHARAHGNKAQEAKLKIALKQISNHCTDEGLRREREADVKKKEHKVAERKAELEKAQASGKPKKITEQQKKLQEAEAELQKARDKLSQ